The genome window ACCAAAAGCGAGGGCATCGTGATTGGGGTCAGTGGCCCCGCCGAAATGACGGCAGCCGACTTCACCCTCGAGATCAGCGTCAAGTAGCTGGGCTAAGTGGAAAGATGGATATTCAGTGAAGTTCCCGGAATGAAGCGCTCAAAGCAACTCCCAGGTCATAAAGGGCTAAATCCATCCCAGAAATTAAGTTACCAGAGCACCAAGGAGTCGCCATGAAGATTTTGCTCAGTTTACTAATGTCTGTAGTGCTGCAGGTCCTGCTCACGTCTGCCCTTGGTCAGACCCTACGCGACGATGCCCAGATGCGCTCGAGTGACGTAGATATTCCCAATCGGGTTCAGGTTGGGCGCACCTATCGGGTGAGCGTGAAGGTTACGAATAACGGAACCACCACGTGGCAAGCCCGTAAATACTTTCTGAGAGTCAGGATTGTGCGCGGCCCCTCTGGCAGCCCGACCCAGCGTGAGCATCTGACTCCCCATCTCGAGCTAAAGGACCCCGTGGCTCCTGGTGAATCCCACGCCTTCTCGTATGAAATCGAAGGCCCCCCCTATCTTGGGGAGTATCGGTTGGAATGGGTGATGTCCAATGGGCATGACGATTTCGGCGATCGTGTGACACGAACCATAAGGGTAGTCGAGTAAAACGGCCGTAAGAGGAGACCCGCGATGAAACCAATGCCGTACCACGCCCTTCAGGCCCAGCCGCTGGAGCCAAATCTGCCGGGGCAGAATCCAGCCAGCACCTGCTGGAAATAAACGGCTCGGCCTCGATCAAGACCGCGCTCTACAATCCCTAGTCACCTCCGTGGGTTGGGCGCTCTGGAAGCTAGGCGGGTTTCGCCTATCAAGGTGGCCTAAGGACTGCGGCTTTGTAAAGCCCTCTCTACCGCTCTGCATTGAGCCAAGGAGGAAAACCATGAACACACTTTGGAACCAAGCAGTTGGGCTGATGTCGGTGGCTTTGTTGGGTGTGGGTTTGGCCCAAAGCGGCGGGGCAATTTCCATTCGCCAAGCTTTCATCAACGGCAAGGCATTGGTAGCCATGACCGCCCCCAAGCCACTGGCCCTCAACGGGTTCAAGCAAAGCTACAGCTACGGCCTTACCCTGCGCGATGTATATACCCAAGCGGGCGTTGCTAACTTTGGACTGGTGCTGGCCTCGAGGTCGGGCACGGCCGCCGACACCATTAGCTTTTCTTTCTCCGGCCCTTATAGCCAGATTCAGGCTGCCACCGCCAACACCTTGCAACTGCTCTTTACGGCGGCGACTTGCCTGGGTGTGCCCCCATCCCAACTCAAAGCCCTCAATCAACCCGGCGAGTTTTTGAATGTGCTGCAACAGGCGTTTGGCTCGAGGCGATCCACCAGCTTTAGCAAGCGTTACAGCGGGGTGAACTTCACCCTCAACAATGTGGACTTTTCTGGGGGTGCAGCCAGATACACCATCCTCCTGAGCAACCCCGGACAGGTGGGCCAGGGGGGCTGGAACAACTACTGCGCGGTTCGGAACTAGTAGATCTTCGACGGATCAAGGACCGGCGGGTGGCTAAAAGCTTTTTTTAGCGAACTGCGTCCAGGCCACTGCCAACTTACTCACGAAGTGGAGGAATAATTCGAAGAGTAGCTTTAAGGCAAGCAATTATCGCACTCTTCACAGACGTGGTCTCCCCTCCGGGAGGCCACTGTGCTGTGCAGGACAAAGCCATCCAGTTGTATGTGGCTCAATAATTGTGAAGAGCCCTCTAGCAAGGCCCCAAGGTCGCCTTCTTTGTGCAAGGGTCGAAATACATCGCCTCAAATGGGGTTTTTCTATACAATCAAATGTAATGGAAGTGCGGCTGCGACTGCTGGGTACGCCCCGACTCGAGGCGGATGGGGTGGGGAGCGAGTTGCCCCTGGATCGTCCCGCCGCGCTGGGCTATTACCTGGCCCAGCGCGGCGACTGGGTGCGGCGCAGCGAGCTGGCTTACCTCTACAGCCCCGAGGCCGACGAGGCCGCTGCTTTTGCCAACCTGCGCAAGCTGGTCTACCGGCTGCGCCAGCAGGGCTGGGCGGGGGTGCTGGAAGCCGAAGCCACGCGCTTGCGGCTCTGCATCCCCACCGATGTGCAGGCCTTTCGGGCGGCCCTCGAGCGCCGCGACTGGGCAGGGGCCCTCGAGCTCTACGGGGGCCCCTTTTTGCAGGGGCTGGCCTTTCCCGACCTGAGCGGCTACGAGGCCTGGCTGGAGCTCGAGCGCCAGGATTTAGCGCGGGCCTGGCGCAGCGCGCTGATGGAGCAGGTGCGGCTGCTGGAAACCCAGGCCGACTGGCTAGGGGCCGAACGCTGGCTCTCCAAGCTGCTGGCCGCAGACCCGCTCGACGAGGAGGCCGTGCAGGCCCAAATCCGGGTTCTGCGCGCGGCGGGGCGGTTGGCCCAGGCCCAGGAGGTTTTCGAACGCTTCCGCCGCAGCCTGAAGCTCGAGCTGGGGGTGGAGCCCCTGGAGTCAACCCGTGCGCTCGCCGATGGTCTGGATTCCCAAAACCCAGCCGCAGCCCACCCCCGGCACAACCTGCCCGCGGCCAGCACCCGCTTTATTGGGCGAAGCCGCGAACTCCGGGCGCTGAACCGCCAACTGGCCAACCCTGACTGCCGCTTGCTGACGGTGGTGGGGCTGGGCGGCATGGGCAAGACCCGCCTGGCCCTCGAGCTGGCCTCCCAGCAGACCCAGCGCTTCGACGACGGGGTCTGGCTGGTGGCACTGGCCGGGGTGGCCTCGCCCGAGCAGTTGGTCTCGAGCATTGCCAGTGCCCTGGGCTTTACCTTTGCGGGGTCTACCGACCCCAAGACTCAGTTGCTCAACTACCTGCGCGGCAAGACGCTGCTCTTGCTGCTGGATAACTTCGAGCACCTGCTGGAAGGGGCCCCTTTGCTGGAGGAACTGCTGACCCAGGCCCCCGGCCTCAAACTGCTGGTGACCTCGAGGGCGGCCCTGGAGCTCCCCGGTGAGTGGCTCTTCGACCTGGAGGGCCTGGGCTACCCACCCCCCCAGACCGAAGAAGATCTGGACGGCTTCGACGCGGTGCGGCTTTTCATCGCGCGGGCCGAGCGGCTTTCCAGCAGCTTTGTGATCACCCCCGCGACCCTCGAGGCCATCGCCGAGCTGACCCGCCGGGTACAGGGTATGCCGCTGGCCATCGAACTCCTGTCCACCTGGGTGCGCGGCCTGGGGGTGGGGGAGATTCTGGCCCAACTGGGCCACAGCTTCGGGCTATTGCAAACCTCCCAGCGCGACCTGCCCGAGCGCCACCGCAGCCTGCGGGCCATCCTCGAGTACACCTGGCAGCTTTTGACCGAGGCCGAGCAGGCGGTGCTGGCCAAACTCTCGGTTTTCCGGGGAGGGTTCACCCTCGAGGCCGCCCAGAGCGTGGCGGGGGCGCATCTGGGGCTATTGCTGCGCTTTATCAACCAAGCCCTGCTACGGCGGGGTGAGGACGGGCGCTACGACCTGCACGAGCTGGTGCGGCAGTTTGCAGCGGAGAGGCTAGACGAACTGGGCAAAGCAGAGGAGACGCTCGAGGGGTATTTAGACTACTTTCAGGGCTTTGCACAAGAGGCCCTAAGGAACTTAAACGGTGAGCATCAAATAAGGTGGCTGTCGAAGCTAAAAACTGAACACACCAACTTGATTAACGCTTTGGATGAAGGGTTTGTAAAACTTCCCGATAAAGCAGTTGCGCTGTTGGCATATCTTGGGCCGTACTGGCATTTATTCGGATTGTATGCCGAGGGGGAACGGAGATTGCGCTCTTCACTGGACAAGCTTTCGGTACTTCAAGTTAGGTTGCAGGCGATTATTCTTATCGAATATCTGCGAATTCTGTTTGGGATCGGTAGGTATAAGGAGACTCAGGGACTGCGATCACGGATTCTTGGCTTGTGCCGGAGCGCTGGTGACCTCCGCCTCGAGGCTGAGCTATACAACCAACTCGGCTGGGCAGCGACAAGTCAAAGGCAGTTTGAACAAGCTCGAGTTTGTTTTGACAAGGCACTGTCTATAGCGGAACAACTCTCTGACTCGAGGCTGAAGGTTTCTGTCACGCTAAATTTAGCCCGCATGGCGGGTTTCCAAAATCAGCCCGATCAGGCCTTAGCTTATCAGCAAAAGGCTTTAGCTGAAGCTCGTGCAATTCTGGATACGGTTGCGCAACTGAGGTGCCTAACTGCGATGGGTTGGGCTACCTTGGTTAAGGGTGATTACATCCAGTCTGTTGAATTTAGCCAACAAGCACTGGAATTAGCTTTGTTCGTGGGATCGAAAAGTTATTTAGCCATAGTTCAAGGCAATTTGGGCTTTGCTAAATGGCAGATGGGAGAGCGCGAGGGAGGGGAGCAAGTCTATCGTCAACATCTAATTCTGCATCTCGAACAGGGCGCAATGGAGTATTTCTTTGAAAACGCTTTCGAGCTTGCTCGGTTTTGGAGTGAGCTTGGTTATTCAGATGATGCGGTTCGACTTTGGGGTTATGCTGAGGGGATACGATCTGAGTTTCAGTTTGTAAAATTCCCTGGATATGAAGAGATAAAAGCTAAAGTTCTGGGCACAATTGTTAGCAAAGAAATAGAAGAACTTTTGAAGCAAACCAAACATCCGTCGCTCCAAGAAATTTTGCATTTCTTGAAGGTAGTGGCTCGGGGCCAACCAAAATCAGCGGGCAAGTTGCAGTGAATATGCGGTGTGTTCAGAGAAGTTCTTAGTTATCGGATGACGTGATCGTTTCCCTGGGCCATTGCCGTGGGCAGAATAGGTACTAGAGCCACATAGAAACAAAGAACCCGTCTAGTGATCAACTTTATTTTGATTATTTTTCTTTTCATCATACTCACCACAGTATCGTATTGAGTTTGACAGCCCAACCCAATGGAACGCCCATGGAACGCCCGGCCACCAGACTGGGGGCATGGCCGTCGCAAAGGTTCACTCGAGTTACATCCTGCGCCTGACCCAGCGGCTTAGTCGGCTGACCTACGAGCTGCGCGACGTGCGTACGGGTCAGGTGCGGCAGTTCGAAAGCGCCAGGGAACTCTCGAGCTACCTCGAGACGATGGTCATGGAGGCTCCACCTGAACCTGTCAAGGGCAGAGGACGCTAGGGGCGGGGTGGAGCAAGGAGAGAGTTCTGTGGCTCAAGTAGGGAGGTAAGGGTATGAAGCAGTGGATTTTGGGAGCGGTATTGGGGCTGGTTCTGGCAGCTTGCGGTGGGGGCACCTCGACGCCGCCCACGCCTTCCGAGCTGGCCGAGCTAATCACGGGCGGTGATCAGGCCGAGGCCCAGGTGA of Meiothermus sp. contains these proteins:
- a CDS encoding NBR1-Ig-like domain-containing protein; translated protein: MKILLSLLMSVVLQVLLTSALGQTLRDDAQMRSSDVDIPNRVQVGRTYRVSVKVTNNGTTTWQARKYFLRVRIVRGPSGSPTQREHLTPHLELKDPVAPGESHAFSYEIEGPPYLGEYRLEWVMSNGHDDFGDRVTRTIRVVE
- a CDS encoding BTAD domain-containing putative transcriptional regulator, which codes for MEVRLRLLGTPRLEADGVGSELPLDRPAALGYYLAQRGDWVRRSELAYLYSPEADEAAAFANLRKLVYRLRQQGWAGVLEAEATRLRLCIPTDVQAFRAALERRDWAGALELYGGPFLQGLAFPDLSGYEAWLELERQDLARAWRSALMEQVRLLETQADWLGAERWLSKLLAADPLDEEAVQAQIRVLRAAGRLAQAQEVFERFRRSLKLELGVEPLESTRALADGLDSQNPAAAHPRHNLPAASTRFIGRSRELRALNRQLANPDCRLLTVVGLGGMGKTRLALELASQQTQRFDDGVWLVALAGVASPEQLVSSIASALGFTFAGSTDPKTQLLNYLRGKTLLLLLDNFEHLLEGAPLLEELLTQAPGLKLLVTSRAALELPGEWLFDLEGLGYPPPQTEEDLDGFDAVRLFIARAERLSSSFVITPATLEAIAELTRRVQGMPLAIELLSTWVRGLGVGEILAQLGHSFGLLQTSQRDLPERHRSLRAILEYTWQLLTEAEQAVLAKLSVFRGGFTLEAAQSVAGAHLGLLLRFINQALLRRGEDGRYDLHELVRQFAAERLDELGKAEETLEGYLDYFQGFAQEALRNLNGEHQIRWLSKLKTEHTNLINALDEGFVKLPDKAVALLAYLGPYWHLFGLYAEGERRLRSSLDKLSVLQVRLQAIILIEYLRILFGIGRYKETQGLRSRILGLCRSAGDLRLEAELYNQLGWAATSQRQFEQARVCFDKALSIAEQLSDSRLKVSVTLNLARMAGFQNQPDQALAYQQKALAEARAILDTVAQLRCLTAMGWATLVKGDYIQSVEFSQQALELALFVGSKSYLAIVQGNLGFAKWQMGEREGGEQVYRQHLILHLEQGAMEYFFENAFELARFWSELGYSDDAVRLWGYAEGIRSEFQFVKFPGYEEIKAKVLGTIVSKEIEELLKQTKHPSLQEILHFLKVVARGQPKSAGKLQ